The proteins below are encoded in one region of Ferroplasma acidiphilum:
- the hisD gene encoding histidinol dehydrogenase: MEIEEYVKNILNDIKSGGIDAVSEYSKKFDGYGMPFKVPESEFAEAKELIPVYQKDIINRTYKRIYENHAIQYNNDKVRFSRGSIYGIRYTPIERIGMYIPGKKPLPSTVMMIGIPAKIAGVRDIVIVSAPESNGRVNPYTLYIAGLLGIHEVYRIGGVQAIGSMAYGIGMKKVDKIFGPGNSYVNEAKRQVYGFTGIDGLYGPSEVMVISDGTAKDEYILADLNSQLEHGITSKAWLLTTGKAISTAGNERIEVMVFENMDELISKANEIAPEHMEIQAKDPMGIFSRIKNAGAIYIGEYAPVPAGDYFLGVNHLLPTGGTSRFSSALTVDDFMKKTSFASVSREDFMADRELGLELAKIEGMPLHYKSMEARL; this comes from the coding sequence ATGGAAATAGAAGAGTATGTAAAAAATATATTGAATGATATTAAATCGGGCGGCATTGATGCAGTTTCGGAATATTCCAAAAAATTCGACGGCTACGGGATGCCATTTAAAGTTCCTGAAAGCGAATTTGCCGAAGCGAAAGAATTAATACCGGTATACCAGAAAGACATAATAAACAGAACCTATAAGAGGATATATGAAAACCATGCTATACAGTATAACAACGATAAGGTGCGTTTTTCCAGGGGATCTATATATGGAATAAGATACACGCCAATAGAAAGAATAGGAATGTATATACCTGGAAAAAAGCCTCTGCCATCTACCGTAATGATGATAGGGATTCCGGCAAAAATAGCAGGCGTCAGGGATATTGTAATTGTGTCTGCTCCGGAAAGCAATGGCAGGGTAAATCCATACACACTTTATATAGCTGGCCTTCTGGGCATTCATGAGGTATACCGTATCGGAGGTGTGCAGGCAATAGGGTCAATGGCATACGGCATTGGAATGAAAAAGGTTGATAAAATATTCGGCCCCGGGAATTCATATGTAAACGAGGCAAAGAGGCAGGTCTATGGATTTACCGGGATAGATGGCTTATACGGCCCATCGGAGGTTATGGTAATATCTGATGGAACAGCAAAGGATGAATATATACTGGCTGACCTCAATTCACAGCTGGAACATGGCATAACATCAAAGGCATGGCTGCTCACCACCGGCAAAGCCATTTCCACTGCCGGAAATGAAAGAATAGAGGTAATGGTTTTCGAAAATATGGACGAACTCATATCAAAGGCAAATGAAATAGCTCCGGAGCACATGGAAATACAGGCAAAAGATCCAATGGGAATATTCAGCAGGATAAAAAATGCCGGTGCAATATACATAGGTGAGTATGCCCCTGTGCCAGCTGGAGATTATTTCCTTGGTGTAAACCACCTGTTGCCAACCGGCGGGACATCCAGATTTTCTTCAGCACTTACAGTGGACGACTTTATGAAAAAAACATCCTTTGCCAGCGTATCCAGGGAAGACTTTATGGCTGATCGTGAGCTGGGTCTGGAACTGGCAAAAATAGAAGGGATGCCACTTCACTATAAATCTATGGAGGCAAGGCTATGA
- the hisG gene encoding ATP phosphoribosyltransferase, translating into MKFVIPKGRLMNDSLAFLQNAGIKINIDDDRKLMFYQDGNEIILPRARDVPVYTEYAGDIGICGSDTLSESRSRLFTPLTLNFGKCRLSLIAPEKYSIKDFEGLDIATKHPNITRDYFFSMGIDANIIPLNGSLELAPETGIADAIVDVVQTGETMKKNNLVEIQKIMDISAILVVNRVSQKIKYKEINNFIEKAGGLNGNRRVCKKYIE; encoded by the coding sequence ATGAAATTTGTAATACCAAAAGGCAGGTTGATGAATGATTCCCTGGCATTCCTTCAAAATGCAGGGATAAAAATAAATATCGATGATGACAGAAAACTCATGTTCTACCAGGATGGCAATGAAATTATATTGCCAAGGGCAAGGGATGTACCTGTATATACAGAATATGCAGGAGATATAGGCATATGCGGTTCCGACACACTTTCTGAGAGCAGGAGCAGGCTGTTTACGCCATTGACCCTGAATTTCGGGAAATGCAGGCTCAGCTTAATTGCTCCGGAAAAATACAGCATAAAAGATTTTGAAGGGCTTGACATAGCCACAAAACACCCCAATATTACCCGGGATTATTTCTTTTCCATGGGCATAGATGCAAATATAATACCTTTGAACGGTTCCCTTGAACTTGCACCGGAAACAGGGATAGCCGATGCAATTGTGGATGTGGTCCAGACCGGAGAAACCATGAAGAAGAATAATCTGGTGGAAATACAGAAAATAATGGATATCTCTGCAATTCTGGTGGTTAACAGGGTATCACAGAAAATAAAATATAAGGAAATAAATAATTTTATTGAAAAAGCAGGTGGATTAAATGGAAATAGAAGAGTATGTAAAAAATATATTGAATGA
- a CDS encoding ATP phosphoribosyltransferase regulatory subunit — MEDQKLSDIAYSIRKSCHDSGYSEIFPPAYVKSDRIGGFRFIFRNDVYVLEPDITLRLMNNRFPGNSRVYYISRQADEFLGESLKAGLEIIGAVPGEANIEILKMAIKILDDLGIRDYNIDISITDVFDPYRKKKDGDIILNAVKNRNYPQLQNMDIDGMDKLFQIMDTRTRNSGIPELDSILEEINDPRVIIDLGTVRQPEYYRGLIFEIYGRHEFLGGGGNYVIKKMNGCGFSLDLQALSKLYGDVQR; from the coding sequence ATGGAAGATCAGAAATTAAGTGATATTGCCTACTCCATCAGGAAATCATGCCATGATTCTGGATATTCGGAAATATTCCCTCCTGCATATGTAAAATCTGATAGGATAGGTGGATTCAGGTTTATATTCAGGAATGATGTGTATGTCCTTGAGCCCGATATTACCCTCAGGTTAATGAACAACCGTTTTCCTGGAAATTCCAGGGTTTATTATATTTCACGGCAGGCAGACGAATTTCTCGGTGAATCACTCAAAGCTGGATTGGAAATTATAGGGGCAGTTCCAGGTGAGGCAAATATAGAAATATTGAAAATGGCCATAAAAATTCTGGATGACCTGGGGATAAGGGATTACAATATTGATATCAGCATTACAGATGTTTTTGACCCATATAGGAAGAAAAAAGATGGAGACATAATTTTAAATGCAGTGAAAAACAGGAACTATCCACAGCTTCAGAATATGGATATTGATGGCATGGATAAACTGTTTCAGATAATGGACACCAGGACAAGGAATAGTGGCATACCTGAACTGGACAGCATATTAGAAGAAATAAATGATCCACGGGTTATTATAGACCTCGGGACAGTGAGGCAACCTGAATATTACCGTGGCCTTATATTCGAGATCTATGGAAGGCACGAATTTCTTGGAGGCGGTGGAAATTACGTAATTAAAAAGATGAATGGATGTGGCTTCTCGCTTGATTTGCAGGCATTATCAAAATTATACGGAGATGTGCAAAGATGA
- a CDS encoding SIS domain-containing protein yields the protein MTDTIPEKRNGHPYYMYDMIRETPESLEITRKTMENTDYSFLSSKPLLFTGNGTAYHAAQIGAGFLYKTDLKYAFVQSYELLNYYVPVHGTVVGISNSGKTKSTIDSLIYQKKFSYIVGITHYHGTPMELISNKSIVIDADDKSLCNTKSFFDNAIASMYIASRYAGIDMDIDNTIETLKGLVASLDSTVKKIAHNLSYVNRIFVLGAGPEEPVAREAAQKIKEATHIHAEGIELEEFIHGCTSLIDDKSLLIIINSNTVNSRTDDIVRACKVVGTKTVVINGDGDYSIDLPDLGDEYINALLNVLPLYYLAYYMAVEQNVNPDLLRFDEETYRKFDDIVFPPGAH from the coding sequence ATGACAGATACAATTCCGGAAAAACGCAATGGGCATCCGTATTATATGTATGATATGATCAGGGAAACGCCAGAATCCCTTGAAATTACAAGAAAAACCATGGAAAATACAGATTATTCATTTCTATCCAGCAAACCTTTGCTGTTTACAGGAAATGGCACGGCATACCACGCAGCCCAGATAGGCGCAGGATTCCTGTATAAAACGGATTTAAAATACGCATTTGTCCAGTCATATGAACTTTTAAATTATTATGTCCCGGTTCATGGAACCGTCGTTGGAATATCAAACAGTGGAAAAACAAAATCAACCATAGACTCCCTCATATACCAGAAAAAATTTTCGTATATAGTGGGAATAACACATTACCATGGAACACCCATGGAACTCATATCAAATAAAAGCATAGTTATCGATGCTGATGATAAATCACTCTGCAATACAAAATCCTTCTTTGACAATGCCATTGCATCTATGTACATTGCTTCGAGATATGCAGGAATTGACATGGACATTGATAATACCATAGAAACACTGAAGGGGCTTGTAGCATCCCTGGATTCAACTGTAAAGAAAATCGCACATAACCTTTCATACGTCAACAGGATATTCGTACTGGGCGCAGGTCCGGAAGAGCCTGTAGCCAGGGAAGCTGCACAGAAAATAAAGGAAGCTACACATATACACGCGGAGGGAATAGAACTTGAAGAATTTATTCATGGGTGTACATCGCTCATAGATGACAAGTCGCTTTTGATCATAATTAACAGCAATACAGTTAATTCAAGGACAGATGATATAGTAAGGGCATGTAAAGTAGTAGGTACAAAGACCGTGGTAATTAACGGAGATGGTGATTATTCCATAGATTTGCCGGACTTAGGGGACGAGTACATAAACGCACTTTTAAATGTCCTTCCATTGTATTATCTGGCATATTATATGGCGGTGGAACAGAATGTAAACCCTGACTTATTGAGATTCGATGAAGAAACATATAGAAAATTCGATGACATAGTTTTTCCACCGGGGGCACATTAA
- a CDS encoding alpha/beta hydrolase, whose protein sequence is MVDPDFNSLIELSKSAGDMTKIEPAMLRNFLDESSLSSRGAPVEIKEIKDYKIKLDGRTLNARMYDDNNAKSAILYYHGGGFLFGNIETYDNYCRFLAKESGVKIISIEYRLAPEHKFPDAFNDAYDSFHYIAKKKKDFGIEGRIGVAGDSAGANLAAALCLKCRDGKTEMPAVQVLFYPSLAPDNFSRSFIEYSDNYVLTGKMIRYFGNMYSKNMQDLINPYFSPLVADDFSNLPPAIMVTNEYDPLRDPEETYVKKLREAGVRAVGIRGIGMIHGSATDFEVSDGARNIVKMVARIIPDYL, encoded by the coding sequence ATGGTAGATCCGGATTTTAATTCGCTTATAGAATTGTCAAAAAGTGCGGGAGATATGACGAAAATAGAGCCTGCTATGCTTAGAAATTTCCTTGACGAATCCTCACTGAGCTCCAGGGGGGCGCCAGTGGAGATAAAAGAGATCAAAGATTATAAAATAAAACTGGATGGGCGCACACTGAATGCCAGAATGTATGATGATAATAATGCAAAATCAGCTATTTTATATTACCATGGTGGAGGCTTTCTTTTCGGCAATATTGAAACATATGATAATTATTGCCGCTTCCTTGCTAAGGAGTCAGGGGTTAAGATTATATCTATTGAATACCGACTGGCACCGGAACATAAATTTCCAGATGCTTTCAATGATGCTTATGATTCGTTCCATTATATAGCTAAAAAGAAGAAAGATTTTGGAATAGAAGGCAGAATAGGCGTAGCCGGTGATAGTGCCGGTGCAAATCTTGCAGCTGCATTATGCCTGAAATGCCGTGATGGGAAAACTGAAATGCCTGCTGTACAGGTATTGTTCTATCCAAGCCTTGCACCGGATAATTTCTCCAGATCTTTTATTGAGTATTCCGATAACTATGTCTTAACGGGAAAGATGATAAGATATTTCGGAAATATGTATTCAAAAAATATGCAGGATCTGATAAATCCATATTTCTCGCCCCTTGTTGCCGATGATTTTTCAAATCTTCCACCAGCCATAATGGTAACTAATGAATACGACCCTTTGAGAGACCCTGAAGAAACATATGTTAAAAAACTCAGGGAAGCGGGAGTCAGGGCAGTTGGAATAAGGGGGATAGGAATGATTCATGGCTCGGCCACTGACTTTGAGGTTTCTGATGGTGCCAGAAACATTGTAAAAATGGTTGCCAGGATTATTCCTGACTATTTATAG